A single region of the Hordeum vulgare subsp. vulgare unplaced genomic scaffold, MorexV3_pseudomolecules_assembly, whole genome shotgun sequence genome encodes:
- the LOC123421984 gene encoding ATP synthase subunit beta, chloroplastic yields MRTNPTTSRPGVSTSEEKSTGRIDQIIGPVLDVTFPPGKLPYIYNALVVQSRDTADKQINVTCEVQQLLGNNRVRAVAMSATDGLMRGMEVIDTGAPLSVPVGGATLGRIFNVLGEPVDNLGPVDSSATFPIHRSAPAFIELDTKLSIFETGIKVVDLLAPYRRGGKIGLFGGAGVGKTVLIMELINNIAKAHGGVSVFGGVGERTREGNDLYMEMKESGVINEKNIEESKVALVYGQMNEPPGARMRVGLTALTMAEYFRDVNKQDVLLFIDNIFRFVQAGSEVSALLGRMPSAVGYQPTLSTEMGSLQERIASTKKGSITSIQAVYVPADDLTDPAPATTFAHLDATTVLSRGLASKGIYPAVDPLDSTSTMLQPRIVGNEHYETAQRVKETLQRYKELQDIIAILGLDELSEEDRLTVARARKIERFLSQPFFVAEVFTGSPGKYVALAETIRGFQLILSGELDGLPEQAFYLVGNIDEASTKAITLEEENKSQK; encoded by the coding sequence ATGAGAACCAATCCTACTACTTCTCGTCCCGGGGTTTCCACAAGTGAAGAAAAAAGTACAGGtcgtatcgatcaaattattggaCCCGTGCTGGATGTCACTTTTCCCCCGGGCAAGTTACCTTATATTTATAACGCTTTAGTAGTCCAGAGTAGAGACACTGCCGATAAGCAAATTAATGTGACTTGTGAGGTACAACAATTATTAGGAAATAATCGAGTTAGAGCTGTAGCTATGAGTGCTACGGACGGGTTGATGAGAGGAATGGAAGTGATTGACACGGGAGCTCCTCTCAGTGTTCCGGTCGGTGGAGCTACTCTCGGACGAATTTTCAACGTTCTTGGGGAGCCTGTTGACAATTTGGGTCCTGTAGATAGTAGTGCAACGTTCCCTATTCATAGATCTGCGCCTGCCTTTATCGAGTTAGATACGAAATTATCCATCTTTGAAACAGGTATTAAGGTCGTCGATCTTTTAGCTCCTTATCGACGTGGAGGAAAAATAGGACTATTTGGGGGGGCTGGAGTAGGTAAAACAGTACTGATCATGGAATTAATCAATAACATTGCTAAAGCTCATGGGGGCGTATCCGTATTCGGTGGAGTAGGGGAACGGACTCGTGAAGGAAATGATCTTTATATGGAAATGAAGGAATCCGGAGTAATTAATGAAAAAAATATTGAAGAATCAAAGGTAGCTCTAGTCTATGGCCAAATGAATGAACCACCGGGAGCTCGTATGAGAGTTGGTTTAACTGCCCTAACTATGGCAGAATATTTCCGAGATGTTAATAAGCAAGACGTGCTTTTATTTATCGATAATATCTTTCGTTTTGTTCAAGCAGGATCAGAGGTATCCGCTTTATTAGGGAGAATGCCCTCCGCAGTGGGTTATCAACCTACTCTTAGTACAGAAATGGGTTCTTTGCAAGAAAGAATTGCTTCTACTAAAAAGGGATCTATAACTTCGATTCAAGCAGTTTATGTACCTGCGGACGATTTGACCGACCCTGcccctgccacaacatttgcacaTTTGGATGCTACTACCGTACTTTCCAGAGGATTAGCTTCCAAGGGTATTTATCCAGCAGTAGATCCTTTAGATTCAACATCAACTATGTTACAGCCTCGGATCGTTGGCAACGAACATTATGAAACTGCGCAAAGAGTTAAGGAAACTTTACAACGTTACAAAGAACTTCAGGACATTATCGCAATTCTTGGCTTGGATGAATTATCGGAAGAGGATCGTTTAACTGTAGCAAGAGCAAGAAAAATTGAGCGTTTCTTATCACAACCGTTCTTTGTGGCAGAAGTTTTTACTGGTTCTCCAGGAAAGTATGTTGCTCTTGCGGAAACTATTAGGGGATTTCAACTAATCCTTTCCGGAGAATTAGACGGCCTACCTGAACAGGCTTTTTATTTGGTGGGTAACATCGATGAAGCTAGCACGAAAGCTATAACcttagaagaggagaacaaatcgcAGAAATGA